The following DNA comes from Methanobrevibacter sp..
TGCTGAAGCAAACGAGGGTGCAATTAAGCTGGCTGTTAAATACACTGGTAAAAGCGAAGTGATTTCAACTGTCGATTCATTCCACGGAAGAACAATAATGACACTTGCAGCAACCGGTCATGAGGAATACCATGAGCCATTCAAGGCAGTCATTCCAGACGGTTTTATAAACGTCCCATACAATGACATTGAAGCTATTAAAGATGCAATCACTGAAAACACTGCCGCAATCATTGTTGAACCTGTTCAGGGTGAAGGCGGAGTGAATGTTCCAGATGCTGATTACCTAAAACAGATTGAAGAACTTTGTCATGAAAACAACATCGTATTCATAGTTGATGAAGTGCAAACCGGTTTTGGAAGATGCGGAACACTATTCGCACATGAACTCTTTGATGTCAAGCCGGACATAATGACAATGGCTAAAGGAATCGGTGGAGGAGTCCCAATGGGTGGTATCCTTGCAACCGAAAAGGTAGCAAGTGCATTCGTGCCAGGAGATCACGGTACTACATTCGGTGGAGGACCACTTGTATGTGCAGCAGCAAATGCGGTACTCGATGTATTCGATGAGGAAGACATCTTATCCAATGTTAATGAGGTCGGTGAATACTTCATTTCTGAGCTTAAAAAATTGGATAATGAAATCATCGCTGATGTGCGTGGTAAAGGATTGATGGTCGGTTTGGAATTGACAAAACCTGGTGCAGAATATGTTGATAAACTTCGTGAAGCAGGATTTTTAATCAACTGTACTGCAGGAAATGTCTTAAGGTTTGTTCCACCATTGACAATTACCAAAGATGATATAGATAAATTTGTTAAAGCTTTAGATGAAATACTCTAAAGCAAATATACTTTTTTTATTTTTATTTTTTTTCCCATTGATTTTAGATTGTCCAATTCTTTTCTTCTAAAACCTTTTTAAGACAGCTTGACAATTTCAATGTTTTAATCTCATCTAGGGAAGCATACTTTCCATCAGTATGCTCATCACTAATTTTAAATTCACCTTCAATATCATCAAGATACATTATCATCTGTACAGTTCTTTTGTAGGGATAATCGTGCTGTATTGCAATTGCAAGGTCTCCAACTTTGCAATTCAAATTGGTTTCTTCTTTAATTTCGCGCACGAGTGCATCGTCAAAAAATTCACCCTCTTCCATTTTACCTCCTGGCAACTCCCATGTGTCTGGGTCGGTTCGGCTTTTCGGATGCCTTTTTAGAATCAAAATTTCACCATTATTGTTCTTGATTATTCCACGCATTGTTAGTCCGTAATCTCTTTTCATAATATTTAATATGAACTATATTTGTTAAACAGTTTTCCAATCGGCAAAATCATTTCCTTAATTATGTTTAAATAAAACCAGAATCATAACTATAATTATAATGTAACTTTTTTAAGGAGTTTAGATTATGGATTTAAATATTAAAGTAAACGATAAAAACCACCTTGACATCGGTGGCGCAGATGCAGTAGACATTGCAGAAGAATTCGGAACTCCAACCTATGTAATTGATGAAAATAGGATAAGAGATAACTATAATAGATTTTATTCAGCATTTACAAAATATTATTCTGACTTTAAAGTATTCTATGCATGTAAAGCTAATACAAACCTTGCAGTAATGAAAATATTGGAAAGCGAAGGATGCTGCATTGATGCAGTTTCCCCTGGTGAAGTTCACATCTCAAAAATGCTCGGATTTTCCGGTGACAGAATCCTCTTTACAGGAAACAACATCACCAACGATGAGCTTAAATTCGTTCATGATGAAGGTGCAGTCCTAAACATCGACTCAGTATCCGCACTTAAAAGATTAGCTAAAGTGGTTGATCCTGAAGGATTGAAAATATCATTCAGAGTAAACCCAATGGTAGGTGCAGGACACCATGACCACTGTATCACTGGTGGAGTAATGAGTAAATTCGGTATAATGGATTCAGAAGCAATTGAAGTATATGAAATGGCAAAAGAATTAGGATTCAACCCAATCGGTATGCACTCCCATATCGGATCAGGTATTCTTGACCCTGAACCATTCAAACTTGCAATCGAATCAACCATGGACATTGCAGGAAAAGTCCATGAGGAAGCAGGAATTGACTTTGAATTCGTTGACTTCGGAGGAGGAGTAGGAATCCCTTACACTCCAGAAGAAAACATAGTTGACCTTGATAAATTCGCAGAAGTAAACATAGGATTATTTAAAGAAAAACTTGAACAGTATGATATGGGCAACCCAACAATGTATCTCGAACCTGGAAGATACCTAGTTGGAGATGCAAGCGTGCTTCTCGTAACAGTTAACAGCGTAAAACAAAGCTACAGAAAATTCATCGGAGTGGATGCAGGTTTCCACACACTCTTAAGACCGGCAATGTATGACTCATACCACCATATAGTTGATGCAAGCAAAATGGATGCGCAAAACACTCAGGAAGTGGACATTGCAGGTAATGTATGTGAATCCGGAGACCTTTTTGCACGTGACAGACCGATGCCTGATGTGGAAGAAGGAGATGTTTTAGGAATCCTCAATGCAGGTGCATACGGATTTACAATGTCATCAAACTACAACTCAAGACCATTAGCATCCGAAGTATTGGTAACAGATGGAAAATGCACTGTTGTACGTGAAAGAGAAACCTTTGAAGACCTATACGCTAAACAAAGCATTCCACCACACTTAAAATAAGTTGATAATATGGTAGATTTAAAAGGATTAAAATTTTCAAAAATGCATGGAATAGGTAATGACTTTCCAATAATTGACGAATTCAATGGGGAAGTAATTCCTGAAGCAGACAAGGCTGAAGCATGCAGAATATTATGCCACAGAAACTTTGGAGTTGGTGGTGACGGAGTTCTCTTTGTAGAGCCATCTGAAGTTGCAGACATCGGATACAGAATGTTCAACCCTGACGGCAGCGAAGCTGAAATGTGCGGCAACGGTATAAGATGCTTTGGTGATTTTGTATACAGGAAAGGCATTCTAAAGCAGGACAAGATGACTGTGGAAACCCGTGCAGGAATCAAAACAATTGAAATAACCTTAGAAGACGATGAACCAGTATTGTTCAAAGTTGATATGGGATTGTCTACTTTCAAAACACCTGAAATACCAATGACTGCTGATGAAGAGGAATTCCTTGATGGGGAGTTGGAAGTTCTTGACACCACATTCAACCTGACAGCAATCAGCGTCGGAAACCCTCATGCGATAATTTTTGTGGATGATGTTGATGAAATCGACATTAACAAATACGGACCTGCCATTGAGGCACATGAAGTGTTCCCTGAAAAAATCAATGTTCACTTTGTAGAAGTCATTTCCAAAAATGAAGGTAAGATGATAACCTGGGAACGTGGCGCTGGTGTGACACTTGCATGCGGAACAGGTGCAACATCCACAGCTATTTCAGGTTATAAGCTAGGATTGTTCGATGAAAACATATTGCTCCACTTGCCTGGTGGAGACTTGAAATTCCAAGTTTATGAAAAAGAAAATGCTTTAGGCGCTTTCATGGAAGGCCCAGCAGAACTTGTATATGATGGAGAATTCTAGATTCTCCTAAATTCCTTCTTTTTTTCTATATAATCCGAATATAAGATCAACCACGCCAAGAATGATAATTAGTACTATCCAAATATTTATCTCTTTTCTAAGTATTGCAAAAATTACTGCAAGTATTATAAGTATCGCTCCTGTAAGAGCTGATTGTTTCCATTGTTCCATTTTATCACCATTTATATTTTGTAAGCATTAATTAATGTTATGTCTTCAAAAAAGAAATGTTCTGATGCTTTTATCTCAGCTATAAAACCTAATTCATCAAATCTGTCTAAGGTTTCCTGGTTTCCTGAAAGTGAAGACTGTATCATCTGGACAATTCCTCCATCATTTAAATGATTTCCCACTTCATTTAAGAAAACATCAATAACTTTCCTACCATTTAATCCACCATCGAATGCATAATTTATAGTGTCGTCAATAACTTCATCATCTTCGGTCGGTAGATATGGAGTATTAAATAAAATTACATCGAACTTTCTATTTTTTACGGGTTCAAATAAATTCCCAAAAAGGATTTCAATATTTTCAATGCAATTGTCTTTAAAGTTTTTCTCAGCAAGCTGGCATGCATCAAAATTGATGTCTGTAACTGTAATTTTGTCTGTAAGTCTGGAAGCGTACATTGCAACAATGCCTGAACCGGTACCAATTTCCAAAACGCTTTGTCCGCTTTCAATTTCTAGATTGTCCGCAAGAAGATAACTGTCCTCTGCCGGAACATAAACATTATCATCAGTATTAATAATAAAATCACTCATAATCTCACTCATTAAAAACAGGCTTTAATTTTTGTGATATAAACAAAATCTCTTCAGGAGCAAGCACAACAACCCTTTTTTTAAGATATTCTGCTAAATTTTCGTCTTCAATTGCATTCAATCTCTTTTTCAAGACTTTCTTGTCAATATTGCTAATTATATGTCTGGAATCAATTAAAGCGTTTTTGATCTTTTTATTTCTGTGTTGGAAAAGCGCTTGGGTGAATTTAGAATAAGTTTCAAACTCTTCCTGGGGGATGGTGTTTTCTTTAGGGGTTAAGCAAACAACGCTGGAGTCAATTTCAGGTTTAGGAATAAAACTTTCAGAACTCACATCGGTTAAAAATTTAACATCACATTTAAAATAAAGCATGGCTGAAAGCCTTGAGTACTGCTTTGTTCCAACTTTGCCGTTCATTCTTTGGGCAAATTCCTTCTGGTACATCAGTATGGCCAGGTCAAAATCATAGTTTAAGAATTTAAATGTAATTGGTGATGAGATTTGATAAGGTAGGTTGGAGATGATTTTATTGAACTTTGGAAAATCCACTTTCAACGCATCATCATTAATTAGTTCTACATTATCTATATTTTCGTCTTTAAGCCGTTTAGCTAATATTTCACAAATATTTTTGTCTTGTTCGATAGCAATTACTTTTTTAGCTTTCTTGGCAAGTTCTATTGTTAGTGTTCCAATTCCCGTACCGATTTCTAAAACAACATCCTCCTTTGTAATGTCTCCGAAGTTAATAATCTGGTCTCTTTTGTTTTTATCAATCAGATAATTTTGACCCAGATTTTTATTTAACTTAATTCCGTTTTGATTTAGGATATCTTTTGTTATTTTAGATAAGGATGGGGAATTTTCACTAGTCAATTTATCACTTATCTTTTT
Coding sequences within:
- a CDS encoding acetylornithine transaminase, with product MNTQDLIKIEDDYFINTFTRQPVVLDHGEGVKVTDIDGNEYIDMFAGIAVNCLGHNHPKLVKAIQDQAEKLIHISSIYYNEPALVYAKKLVDKTNFDRIFYANSGAEANEGAIKLAVKYTGKSEVISTVDSFHGRTIMTLAATGHEEYHEPFKAVIPDGFINVPYNDIEAIKDAITENTAAIIVEPVQGEGGVNVPDADYLKQIEELCHENNIVFIVDEVQTGFGRCGTLFAHELFDVKPDIMTMAKGIGGGVPMGGILATEKVASAFVPGDHGTTFGGGPLVCAAANAVLDVFDEEDILSNVNEVGEYFISELKKLDNEIIADVRGKGLMVGLELTKPGAEYVDKLREAGFLINCTAGNVLRFVPPLTITKDDIDKFVKALDEIL
- a CDS encoding NUDIX domain-containing protein, with amino-acid sequence MKRDYGLTMRGIIKNNNGEILILKRHPKSRTDPDTWELPGGKMEEGEFFDDALVREIKEETNLNCKVGDLAIAIQHDYPYKRTVQMIMYLDDIEGEFKISDEHTDGKYASLDEIKTLKLSSCLKKVLEEKNWTI
- the lysA gene encoding diaminopimelate decarboxylase, producing MDLNIKVNDKNHLDIGGADAVDIAEEFGTPTYVIDENRIRDNYNRFYSAFTKYYSDFKVFYACKANTNLAVMKILESEGCCIDAVSPGEVHISKMLGFSGDRILFTGNNITNDELKFVHDEGAVLNIDSVSALKRLAKVVDPEGLKISFRVNPMVGAGHHDHCITGGVMSKFGIMDSEAIEVYEMAKELGFNPIGMHSHIGSGILDPEPFKLAIESTMDIAGKVHEEAGIDFEFVDFGGGVGIPYTPEENIVDLDKFAEVNIGLFKEKLEQYDMGNPTMYLEPGRYLVGDASVLLVTVNSVKQSYRKFIGVDAGFHTLLRPAMYDSYHHIVDASKMDAQNTQEVDIAGNVCESGDLFARDRPMPDVEEGDVLGILNAGAYGFTMSSNYNSRPLASEVLVTDGKCTVVRERETFEDLYAKQSIPPHLK
- the dapF gene encoding diaminopimelate epimerase; the protein is MVDLKGLKFSKMHGIGNDFPIIDEFNGEVIPEADKAEACRILCHRNFGVGGDGVLFVEPSEVADIGYRMFNPDGSEAEMCGNGIRCFGDFVYRKGILKQDKMTVETRAGIKTIEITLEDDEPVLFKVDMGLSTFKTPEIPMTADEEEFLDGELEVLDTTFNLTAISVGNPHAIIFVDDVDEIDINKYGPAIEAHEVFPEKINVHFVEVISKNEGKMITWERGAGVTLACGTGATSTAISGYKLGLFDENILLHLPGGDLKFQVYEKENALGAFMEGPAELVYDGEF
- a CDS encoding HemK2/MTQ2 family protein methyltransferase — protein: MSDFIINTDDNVYVPAEDSYLLADNLEIESGQSVLEIGTGSGIVAMYASRLTDKITVTDINFDACQLAEKNFKDNCIENIEILFGNLFEPVKNRKFDVILFNTPYLPTEDDEVIDDTINYAFDGGLNGRKVIDVFLNEVGNHLNDGGIVQMIQSSLSGNQETLDRFDELGFIAEIKASEHFFFEDITLINAYKI
- the rsmA gene encoding 16S rRNA (adenine(1518)-N(6)/adenine(1519)-N(6))-dimethyltransferase RsmA; this translates as MTSENSPSLSKITKDILNQNGIKLNKNLGQNYLIDKNKRDQIINFGDITKEDVVLEIGTGIGTLTIELAKKAKKVIAIEQDKNICEILAKRLKDENIDNVELINDDALKVDFPKFNKIISNLPYQISSPITFKFLNYDFDLAILMYQKEFAQRMNGKVGTKQYSRLSAMLYFKCDVKFLTDVSSESFIPKPEIDSSVVCLTPKENTIPQEEFETYSKFTQALFQHRNKKIKNALIDSRHIISNIDKKVLKKRLNAIEDENLAEYLKKRVVVLAPEEILFISQKLKPVFNE